A single window of Lutzomyia longipalpis isolate SR_M1_2022 chromosome 1, ASM2433408v1 DNA harbors:
- the LOC129796870 gene encoding lysine-specific demethylase 3B isoform X6 encodes MERRDIEYRGSDKHKDIERERMDRQVHQQQQQSHDRQDKQSCTTAEQAVSKHFEESLRNVKDKNAANFGYPVIKSPVKHMHSAWNLNTLPAQNPVPHLSHISIPAHMIPTVGGIQTSVGGSQVVGSGGVSVVAGNSSSSGASGGSGNNGNSDPSQEDKRRRMEHERLVAAAADRDSREREREREREKELDRLRQQEQQRAYYMQTGVQRAPTKSASDYHRGISIVPPPSKTRREDEKPSPMKDLNTHQPYTLYSGFSGYPPGAFQKDIKTKQEMSLPAPPPLMSDVKHSTGVIVKHDTNAIKQSPMQVVHTPKASHQQQQQQAHYKAVTGGVPVSAGSTPHIMYDYRVAAQQHGAHERYKQQTVSVMASPQSSFGQAVSVTKQQQQQQQQQQQQQQQQSQQSQQVQQVQQVTSQMQQQPSQQQPPPQQSHYVHVQQKSKVSSPAPSHIYGKPSGAGIVSGIPVCRPQESSVHVVSKASSPSPFHAHIYGPPTVPPPPAHSSRSTLYDGRMFTAAPAVKQSMPHSLHGTSPPTATAAPLPISRSPGVMLPVIAQQHVNSVQVAAASNSFQTQPLDLGVSDRSRDEGKVSPKRKGAPMGSSSVSCEIKKKRTEMLPQPPPQMKHHTVQQHYMQHVPHQQPPQHYIIPQQQQLQQQQQQQQHQQNVPLALNMNAQSTNMTPPMSISPLDQRVASPLVTANMTVPHVEAPKVPKQQIHPDGTNPVVTIAPADVANNTKGNMSVTVAATFKVNSIANSIRTNSADGTCRTTTLSDTSSPAPSPELRSSPATPAKILTEPEKSSSPAPKPNAPRHLKKAWLQRHTGEDLEDSTGITGGGSCVKLPLTLNPKPIVSNSDQQTTNSNNITTATTTNSTTHSTVHSIHNVGTMAINSISKTKSIVSGSKINQHPKKSAVINQNNINRDNGHNSDSNQKDDSSSSDQERPPKSPPKRKPIKVKRRKGGARKHADESKKKRQASESDKDSESDKESISDKDSDSTSASLGKKTNGNAAANSAIAKEPRKRGRRPKNAKDDTSTKKKQKDETNPLRDPFCKPPISQLKKTGESFLQDGPCFEVAPKLAKCRECRWTPNQRSKNTPNIFCRFYAFRRLRYTKNGQLAIAGFSDPYKDPKDDDLKLWIPDGDSPPSVLDLQGARFLLAYVADQFCDLVQQEREAMAEHMSEDKTIAWKRVVQGVREMCDVCETTLFNFHWACSKCGFVVCIDCYKGRKHGSDKTWGEIGGKDRDECSWLLCTNKATHEQEKLMLTQIIAGDSLQILTRQMHEARSLWNIPSFCGCPLMVEQHSKATNGVCKEYIRRLLKNDLNGVKKEIKQEGNFGANGAIKQEDNSSALSWLAEVALQNEVKKNGAKEEVVRGGGEKRENSNDSDSDDPSHSTLRELLIRPASKLNGSRTNSPVGKPTTKDPGALAENHDATITTDGLIADEKDPLMEQFQNSYYVSGKDRKMFNNVPIRIMTMIESKSLYPDIAHGWLCDGKLLRLLDPAAANNIKIFQEQWRRGQPVLVSDVAKRLTADLWLPESFSRDFGEDKNDLVNCLNGKLVSNQQMRKFWDGFEYISKRLKTDKGQPMLLKLKDWPPGEDFAEMLPSRFADLMKALPLPEYTQRNGRLNLAGHLPDCFVRPDLGPKMYNAYGSALYPSKGTTNLHLDISDAVNVMMYVGIPKDADEEETIKAAFRAIDEAGCDILTKRRVRDKGELPGALWHIYAPRDADKIRDLLNKITLEKGYCLEPHHDPIHDQQWYLDGPLRERLYKEYGVEGYPIAQCLGDAIFIPAGAPHQVRNLHNCIKVAQDFVSPENVTKCFDLTQEFRNLTDTHSNHEDKLQIKNIIYHAVKDAIGCLSHALNQRITESQMFDIKKEVVPIKKEIKEEEETEDHPAN; translated from the exons at GGAGAGGCGAGATATTGAATATCGCGGAAGTGATAAACACAAAGACATCGAGCGCGAGAGGATGGATCGCCAGGTGCatcagcagcaacaacaaTCACACGATCGTCAAGATAAGCAGTCGTGTACAACGGCCGAGCAGGCTGTGAGCAAACACTTTGAGGAATCTCTTCGTAATGTTAAGGATAAA AATGCCGCAAATTTCGGATATCCCGTCATCAAGTCACCCGTAAAG cATATGCATTCAGCATGGAATCTGAATACCCTGCCGGCACAGAATCCAGTTCCGCACTTGTCCCACATCAGTATACCTGCGCATATGATACCCACGGTGGGTGGTATCCAGACATCAGTGGGGGGAAGCCAAGTGGTGGGTAGTGGTGGTGTTAGTGTAGTGGCAGGAAATTCAAGTAGTAGTGGTGCTAGTGGGGGAAGTGGAAATAATGGGAATAGTGATCCGAGTCAGGAGGACAAACGCCGTCGGATGGAGCACGAACGACTCGTGGCTGCTGCAGCGGATCGGGATAGTAGGGAGCGAGAACGGGAGCGTGAACGTGAAAAGGAACTCGACCGTCTGCGGCAGCAAGAGCAACAGAGAGCATACTACATGCAAACTGGG GTTCAACGAGCACCAACGAAAAGTGCAAGTGACTACCATCGTGGAATTTCAATTGTACCACCGCCGTCAAAAACAAGACGAGAAGATGAGAAACCCAGTCCAATGAAGGATCTCAATACACATCAACCCTATACATTGTATAGTGGTTTTTCCGGATACCCTCCGGGTGCATTTCAAAAGGACATCAag ACAAAACAAGAAATGTCTCTGCCAGCACCACCACCTCTGATGTCTGATGTGAAACATTCGACGGGTGTTATTGTGAAGCACGACACGAATGCAATAAAGCAATCACCAATGCAAGTGGTGCATACACCCAAAGCATCCCaccagcagcaacagcagcaggcTCACTACAAGGCTGTGACTGGTGGTGTACCCGTGTCTGCTGGATCAACACCGCACATTATGTATGATTATCGTGTGGCAGCACAGCAGCATGGTGCTCATGAGAGGTACAAACAGCAGACGGTGTCGGTGATGGCATCACCTCAGTCGTCATTTGGACAGGCGGTGTCTGTGACGAAGcaacagcaacagcagcagcagcaacaacaacagcagcagcagcagcagtctCAGCAATCGCAGCAAGTGCAACAAGTTCAGCAGGTAACGTCTCAAATGCAACAGCAACCATCACAGCAGCAGCCACCACCGCAGCAAAGTCACTATGTGCATGTACAGCAAAAATCGAAGGTTTCCTCACCGGCACCATCTCATATTTATGGGAAGCCCAGCGGTGCGGGAATTGTGAGTGGTATTCCCGTGTGTCGACCACAGGAATCTTCTGTTCACGTGGTGTCCAAAGCATCATCACCGAGCCCCTTCCATGCCCACATCTATGGTCCACCGACTGTTCCGCCACCACCAGCGCACTCATCTCGGTCCACACTGTATGATGGGCGAATGTTTACTGCGGCACCAGCTGTGAAACAATCAATGCCGCACTCACTCCATGGAACATCACCACCGACCGCAACTGCGGCACCCCTTCCCATCTCCAGGTCACCTGGTGTAATGCTACCTGTGATTGCGCAACAGCACGTAAATAGTGTTCAAGTGGCAGCAGCATCAAACTCTTTCCAGACGCAACCGCTTGATCTCGGTGTGTCAGATAGGAGTCGCGATGAGGGTAAGGTGTCACCAAAGAGAAAGGGGGCACCAATGGGTAGTAGTAGTGTGTCGTGTgagattaagaagaaaaggaCTGAAATGCTACCGCAGCCACCGCCACAAATGAAGCATCATACAGTGCAACAGCACTATATGCAACATGTGCCACATCAACAACCACCTCAACACTATATCATaccgcagcagcagcaactgcagcaacagcagcaacagcagcagcatcagCAAAATGTACCATTGGCATTAAATATGAATGCCCAATCGACAAATATGACGCCACCCATGTCAATAAGTCCGCTGGATCAGAGAGTAGCGTCACCCCTGGTCACTGCCAATATGACAGTTCCTCATGTGGAGGCGCCAAAAGTGCCAAAGCAACAAATACATCCCGATGGGACCAATCCTGTTGTCACAATTGCCCCAGCGGATGTGGCAAATAATACAAAAGGAAATATGAGTGTTACAGTGGCGGCAACATTCAAAGTTAACTCCATTGCTAATTCCATACGAACAAATTCTGCCGATGGTACCTGCCGTACGACGACACTCAGTGATACCTCTAGTCCGGCACCCAGCCCGGAATTGCGAAGTTCACCAGCAACTCCAGCTAAAATTCTTACTGAACCAGAAAAATCATCTAGTCCCG CTCCCAAACCCAATGCACCACGACATCTAAAGAAAGCCTGGCTTCAGCGTCATACGGGGGAAGATTTGGAAGATAGTACGGGTATAACGGGTGGTGGAAGCTGCGTAAAATTGCCACTTACACTCAATCCCAAGCCAATTGTAAGCAATAGCGATCAACAGACCACAAATAGCAATAATATTACAACAGCTACAACAACAAATTCCACAACACACTCAACGGTCCATTCAATACACAATGTGGGGACAATGGCAATTAATAGTATCAGTAAAACCAAATCTAtag tTAGTGGAAGTAAGATAAATCAACATCCGAAAAAGAGTGCTGTTATCAATCAAAACAACATCAATCGTGACAATGGACACAATTCCGATTCAAATCAAAAGGATGATAGTTCCAGTTCAGATCAG GAACGTCCTCCAAAGAGTCCTCCAAAGCGTAAACCCATTAAAGTGAAACGACGCAAGGGTGGTGCTAGGAAGCATGCGGATGAGAGTAAAAAGAAGAGG CAGGCAAGTGAAAGCGATAAGGATAGTGAAAGTGATAAGGAAAGTATATCCGATAAGGATAGTGATAGTACGAGTGCGTCATTGGGGAAAAAGACAAATGGAAATGCAGCAGCAAATTCAGCAATTGCCAAGGAGCCACGAAAACGTGGAAGACGTCCAAAAAACGCAAAAGATGATACAAG tactaaaaaaaagcaaaaagacgAGACGAATCCCCTGAGAGATCCATTCTGCAAGCCACCAATATCGCAGCTGAAGAAGACGGGGGAGTCATTTCTTCAAGATGGGCCGTGCTTCGAAGTGGCACCCAAATTGGCCAAATGCCGTGAATGTCGCTGGACACCAAATCAACGTTCCAAGAATACAccaaatatattttgtcgCTTCTATGCTTTCCGCCGCTTGAG ATACACAAAGAATGGTCAGCTGGCAATTGCTGGCTTTTCGGATCCCTACAAAGATCCAAAGGATGATGATTTGAAGCTTTGGATTCCCGATGGGGATAGCCCACCCAGTGTGTTGGATTTGCAAGGAGCAAGATTCCTTCTTGCCTATGTTGCTGatcaattttgtgatttagtACAACAGGAGAGGGAAGCAATGGCTGAACACATGTCAGAAG ATAAAACAATCGCATGGAAGCGAGTGGTCCAAGGTGTTAGGGAGATGTGCGATGTGTGCGAGACCACACTGTTCAATTTCCACTGGGCCTGCAGCAAGTGCGGTTTTGTGGTTTGCATTGATTGCTACAAG GGCCGAAAGCATGGATCTGACAAGACATGGGGTGAAATTGGTGGAAAAGATCGTGATGAGTGCTCATGGTTGCTTTGCACCAATAAAGCAACACACGAACAGGAGAAGTTGATGCTGACACAGATAATTGCGGGTGATTCACTGCAAATTCTCACGCGTCAGATGCACGAGGCGAGATCACTGTGGAATATCCCATCCTTCTGTGGGTGTCCCCTTATGGTGGAGCAACATTCAAAGGCAACAAATGGTGTGTGCAAGGAGTACATTAGGCGTCTCCTGAAGAATGATCTCAATGGTGTGAAGAAGGAAATTAAGCAGGAAGGAAATTTTGGTGCAAATGGTGCAATAAAGCAAGAGGATAATTCATCGGCACTATCGTGGCTAGCGGAAGTTGCGCTGCAGAatgaagtgaagaaaaatgggGCAAAAGAGGAAGTGGTGCGCGGTGGGGgtgagaagagagaaaattcaaatgattccGATTCCGATGATCCATCACATTCAACACTCAGAGAACTCCTCATACGACCAGCAAGTAAACTCAATGGAAGTCGTACAAATTCCCCCGTTGGGAAGCCAACAACAAAAGATCCGGGAGCTTTGGCGGAAAATCACGATGCAACCATCACAACGGATGGACTCATTGCAGATGAGAAGGATCCATTGATGGAGCAATTTCAGAATTCCTACTACGTCTCTGGGAAGGAtaggaaaatgtttaataatgTTCCAATTAGAATTATGACGATGATTGAGTCGAAATCTCTGTATCCGGACATTGCACACGGATGGCTGTGTGATGGGAAACTTTTGAGACTTTTAGATCCAGCAGCTGCGAAtaatataaagatttttcaagagCAATGGCGCCGTGGACAGCCAGTTCTTGTGTCGGATGTGGCAAAGAGATTAACGGCAGATTTGTGGCTTCCTGAATCATTTTCACGTGATTTTGGGGAGGATAAGAATGACCTTGTGAATTGTCTCAATGGGAAATTAGTGTCAAATCAGCAAATGCGAAAATTCTGGGATGGCTTTGAGTACATTAGTAAGCGCCTGAAGACGGATAAGGGGCAACCGATGTTGCTGAAATTAAAAGACTGGCCACCAGGGGAGGATTTTGCCGAGATGCTACCAAGTCGTTTTGCTGATCTCATGAAGGCACTACCACTGCCTGAGTACACACAACGCAATGGACGATTGAATTTGGCTGGGCATCTACCGGATTGTTTTGTACGTCCGGATTTGGGGCCAAAAATGTACAATGCCTATGGATCGGCACTCTATCCATCCAAGGGAACAACAAATCTCCATTTGGACATTTCAGATGCAGTGAATGTGATGATGTATGTTGGCATACCGAAGGATGCTGATGAGGAGGAGACAATAAAGGCGGCTTTTCGTGCTATTGACGAAGCAGGATGCGATATTTTGACGAAGCGTCGGGTGCGTGATAAGGGTGAACTTCCGGGGGCGCTTTGGCACATCTATGCCCCGCGAGATGCAGACAAAATACGGGATTTACTAAATAAGATTACATTGGAGAAGGGATACTGTCTTGAACCGCATCATGATCCCATTCACGATCAACAGTGGTACCTCGATGGACCACTACGGGAGCGTCTGTACAAGGAGTACGGCGTCGAAGGGTATCCCATTGCTCAATGTCTTGGGGATGCAATCTTCATTCCGGCTGGGGCACCGCATCAAGTGCGAAATTTGCACAATTGCATAAAGGTGGCGCAGGATTTTGTCTCACCGGAAAATGTGACAAAGTGCTTTGATCTCACGCAAGAATTTCGAAATCTCACTGATACACACTCCAATCATGAGGATAAGTTGCAAATTAAGAATATCATCTACCATGCTGTCAAAGATGCCATTGGATGTCTCTCCCATGCGCTAAATCAGCGCATTACGGAAAGTCAGATGTTTGACATCAAAAAGGAGGTGGTGCCCATTAAGAAGGAGATTAAGGAAGAGGAGGAGACTGAGGATCATCCGGCAAACTAA